The genome window GGATCCCGGCGTCACCGGTGAAGGTGCCGACCCAGGTCGACGCGGCCAGGATGGCCAGGATCCCCACCGGCATCCACAGCCCGAGGGCCAGCACCAGCCGGGACTCTCGCAGGGGTTTGAGGACGGCGAAGGGCACGGCCCGCAGCGCCACGGTGATGGCGCCGGCGATCACGAGGGCGGCGATGACGTAGCCGAGGTCAGGCAACGGTGGTCTCCTTCTCCGGCTGGCCGCGCTGCCGGGAGAGCGCGTACCGCACGGCCAAGGCGACGACGAACAGCATCATCGCCACGAACAGTGACTGGCTCGGCAGGATGAGGTGGGCGGCCGCGAAGCACGCCAGCGCCATGACGAGGGAGGGCACCTGATTCCGTGTCCGGCAGGCGTCCAGGGTCAGGGTGATGAACAAGGCCACGAGGGCGAATT of Citricoccus sp. K5 contains these proteins:
- a CDS encoding AzlD domain-containing protein, translating into MPDLGYVIAALVIAGAITVALRAVPFAVLKPLRESRLVLALGLWMPVGILAILAASTWVGTFTGDAGIQWATAAHAALAAAVTVAVHLLCGRRTLLSIGLGTLTFVLLVNLL